The Benincasa hispida cultivar B227 chromosome 9, ASM972705v1, whole genome shotgun sequence genome has a segment encoding these proteins:
- the LOC120085752 gene encoding protein TSS translates to MAPRSSRGKPNKAKSEKKKKEEKVIPSVVDITVLTPYESQVVLKGITTDKILDVRRLLAQNVETCHLTNYSLSHEVKGQKLSDKMEIANLKPCLLKMVEEDYSNEAQAVAHVRRLLDIVACTTRFCKPRRASTPESRAKKNSRVHNHANMNSSSPVDGASEVRCGSPSSQPEPSVSVVSDNLGMAAIHPTPKLSDFFEFFSLAHISPPILQLRRCNLKGAADEKRDGAYFGMQVKICNGKLIQVTASAKGFYTAGKQFVQSHSLVDLLQQLSRAFANAYESLMKAFLEHNKFGNLPYGFRMNTWLVPPSVIETPSDLPPLPVEDENWGGNGGGQGQNNDHNLRPWATDFAVLVKLPCKTEEERIVRDRKAFLLHSQFVDIAIQKAVSTISSLIDSNSAGQVTVKSPGIVYEDQIGDLSIVIRRDPIDASTKPVVKLDGYGLDGVSDEEVAQRNLLKGLTADENVVVQDTSSLSLVIVKHCGYTAMVKVVGKVKTGQDENQDIVIEDQPDGGANALNINSLRIQLHKINANAPEECLLAQTTLDDLESSRVLVRKVIKESLSKLEEEATTSKKSIRWELGSCWLQHLQKQENEPDSKSKSPEYAKEIEPAVKGLGKQFKLLKKREKKQTVVDNEEEEKHCAADSPNTKTETNGEEDLEKLISKQALARLKESGTGLHLKTADELMVMAHKYYDEIALPKLVTDFGSLELSPVDGRTLTDFMHLRGLRMCSLGRVVELAEKLPHIQALCIHEMVIRAFKHVIKAVIAAVENTAELSAAIASSLNFLLGCYGSEEEENNNVNEDGALRLQWLRTFLSKRFEWRLSNEFPHLRKLSILRGICHKVGLELAPRDFDLECPNPFRRNDVVSVVPVCKHVGCTSADGRNLLESSKVALDKGKLDDAVNYGTKALAKMIAVCGPYHRTTASAYSLLAVVLYHTGDFNQATIYQQKALDINERELGLDHPDTMKSYGDLSVFYYRLQHIELALKYVNRALFLLHFTCGLSHPNTAATYINVAMMEEGVGNVHVALRYLHEALKCNQRLLGADHIQTAASYHAIAIALSLMEAYSLSVQHEQTTLNILKIKLGEEDLRTQDAAAWLEYFESKALEQQEAARNGTPKPDALISSKGHLSVSDLLDYINPDQDPKGNDAQRKHRRTKVVSASDKTHQEHQNQMAEDELHIDTPRPVTELSHDSVVKEVKISNFLHVEKKKLVENITAITTVVKSETVEETYSDDGWQEAHSKGRSGHVIGRKVGRKRRVLPKLNVHHSEYSNVRQSNYKQETISPVQKPAAVKTIQSGFPQTKQSIPQRSSAGDDLIKLQAKATASKVISPSPASVSQIASRSISYKEVALAPPGTVLRQLVDTENINELEEKVAEPQNRNHSEMAKNDETNNISVEVIQKEVVEPILNTPESENQSQDSEEMMSCSSPSEKPAETNASKLSAAAEPFNPGTSLTSGLNTAAVTSIYDVRASQGALEPLLPPATSRVPCGPRSPLYYRTNNSFRMKHGFLKYQAPVMGRSGFGAATMMNPHAPEFVPQRAWQTNHGETNSKVQTELNPPPKTSVDEDDKLAERSTSTIESKTKKSISDCEKSELARQILLSFIVKSVQNNMDSGVDEPSGKEKFKPSENSSDAIANDSAIIKILYGNEGQLQLSGDNQNEKGGDVNKNKAGDGEGFIVVKNRRNRQQFTNGVAGLYNQHSICASVR, encoded by the exons ATGGCTCCAAGGTCTAGCAGAGGAAAACCCAACAAAGCAAAAtctgaaaagaagaagaaagaagagaaag tgattccTAGTGTTGTCGACATTACTGTTCTTACTCCTTATGAATCCCAAGTTGTTCTCAAG GGTATCACTACTGATAAGATTCTGGATGTGAGGAGACTGTTGGCTCAGAATGTAGAGACATGTCACCTAACAAATTATTCTTTATCCCATGAg GTCAAGGGGCAGAAATTGAGTGACAAAATGGAGATTGCTAATCTCAAACCTTGTTTGTTAAAAATGGTTGAAG AGGACTACTCCAATGAAGCTCAAGCCGTGGCCCACGTTCGGAGGCTGCTGGACATTGTGGCCTGCACCACCAGGTTCTGCAAGCCGAGGCGCGCCTCAACGCCGGAGTCTCGGGCCAAGAAGAATAGCAGAGTACATAATCATGCCAATATGAATTCCTCTTCTCCTGTGGACGGGGCATCGGAAGTTCGATGTGGGTCCCCGTCTTCTCAGCCGGAGCCATCTGTCTCGGTTGTTTCCGACAATCTTGGAATGGCTGCCATTCATCCGACGCCAAAGCTCTCCGACTTCTTCGAGTTCTTCTCCCTGGCCCACATCTCTCCTCCTATTCTAC AATTGAGGAGATGCAACTTGAAAGGTGCAGCGGACGAGAAACGCGATGGAGCTTACTTTGGAATGCAG GTTAAAATATGCAATGGAAAACTAATACAAGTAACTGCCTCAGCAAAGGGATTTTATACTGCAGGAAAGCAGTTTGTACAAAGCCATTCTCTTGTGGACCTTCTGCAGCAACTCAGCAGAGCTTTTGCCAAT GCATATGAGTCTTTGATGAAGGCGTTTCTTGAACATAACAAG TTTGGAAATCTTCCATATGGATTTCGGATGAATACTTGGCTTGTTCCTCCATCTGTCATTGAAACTCCATCAGACTTGCCACCATTACCAGTAGAAGATGAAAATTGGGGTGGCAATGGCGGTGGCCAAGGACAAAACAATGACCATAATCTACGGCCGTGGGCTACCGATTTCGCGGTATTGGTAAAGCTTCCTTGCAAAACCGAGGAGGAGAGGATTGTCCGAGACCGGAAAGCATTTCTACTTCACAGCCAATTTGTTGACATTGCAATACAAAAAGCTGTTTCAACAATTTCTAGTCTTATAGATTCCAACTCAGCAGGACAAGTTACAGTAAAATCGCCCGGCATTGTTTATGAGGATCAAATTGGAGACTTATCTATCGTGATAAGACGTGATCCAATCGATGCAAGTACAAAGCCTGTGGTGAAACTCGATGGTTATGGATTAGATGGTGTATCTGATGAGGAAGTTGCACAAAGAAACTTGCTAAAGGGGCTGACTGCAGATGAAAATGTAGTTGTTCAG GATACTTCCTCCTTAAGTCTTGTCATTGTAAAGCACTGTGGATACACTGCAATGGTAAAAGTCGTCGGTAAAGTAAAGACCGGACAAGATGAGAATCAAGATATTGTAATTGAGGATCAACCAGATGGAGGGGCCAATGCTCTCAACATCAACAG TCTGAGGATTCAGCTTCACAAAATCAATGCTAATGCACCTGAAGAATGCTTGTTGGCTCAAACAACCTTAGACGATCTTGAATCCTCCCGAGTTTTGGTTCGAAAAGTAATCAAAGAGAGCTTGTCAAAGCTAGAGGAGGAGGCAAcaacttcaaagaaatcaatTAGATGGGAACTCGGTTCATGTTGGTTGCAACATCTACAAAAACAGGAAAATGAACCAGATTCCAAGTCCAAATCCCCTGAGTATGCCAAGGAGATTGAACCAGCAGTCAAAGGTCTAGGAAAGCAGTTCAAGCTTTTGAAGAAGAGGGAAAAGAAGCAAACCGTGGTCGACAACGAGGAGGAAGAAAAGCATTGTGCAGCTGACAGCCCGAACACGAAAACTGAAACCAACGGTGAGGAAGATCTAGAGAAACTAATATCCAAACAAGCATTGGCACGCCTTAAAGAAAGTGGAACTGGTCTTCATCTAAAG ACAGCAGATGAGCTAATGGTGATGGCACACAAGTACTATGATGAAATTGCATTGCCAAAGCTG GTGACAGATTTTGGGTCACTTGAACTTTCACCTGTTGATGGCCGTACATTAACCGATTTCATGCACTTGAGAGGACTTCGAATGTGCTCCTTGGGTCGAGTG GTGGAGTTAGCAGAGAAGCTTCCACACATACAAGCACTATGCATCCACGAGATGGTAATTCGAGCCTTCAAGCACGTAATCAAAGCCGTGATCGCCGCCGTGGAGAACACCGCAGAGCTATCCGCCGCCATAGCCTCGTCCCTGAACTTCCTCCTCGGATGCTACGGATCAGAAGAGGAGGAGAACAACAACGTAAACGAAGACGGAGCTCTGAGACTGCAATGGCTACGCACATTCTTAAGCAAGAGGTTCGAGTGGAGATTGAGCAACGAGTTTCCACACTTGAGAAAGCTTTCCATTCTTCGAGGGATCTGCCATAAGGTAGGGCTGGAATTGGCGCCGAGAGATTTCGATTTGGAATGCCCTAATCCGTTCCGGAGAAACGACGTCGTGAGCGTGGTCCCTGTTTGTAAG CATGTGGGTTGCACGTCGGCGGATGGCCGGAACCTGTTGGAATCGTCCAAAGTTGCTCTTGATAAAGGCAAGCTTGATGACGCTGTCAATTATGGAACCAAG GCATTGGCAAAAATGATTGCTGTTTGCGGTCCGTACCATCGAACCACTGCAAGTGCTTATAGTCTTCTAGCTGTAGTGCTCTACCACACTGGTGACTTCAATCAG GCAACAATATATCAACAAAAGGCTCTGGATATCAATGAAAGGGAGCTCGGGCTTGATCATCCTGACACGATGAAGAGCTATGGAGACCTTTCGGTTTTCTACTATCGCCTTCAACACATCGAATTAGCTCTCAA GTATGTAAACCGAGCGTTGTTCCTTCTCCATTTCACGTGTGGACTATCTCACCCCAACACTGCTGCAACATACATTAATGTTGCAATGATGGAAGAAGGTGTGGGAAATGTTCATGTTGCTCTTAGATATCTGCATGAAGCTCTTAAGTGCAACCAGAGGTTACTTGGAGCTGATCACATTCAG ACTGCTGCAAGCTACCATGCCATTGCCATTGCTCTTTCTTTAATGGAGGCGTATTCACTAAGCGTGCAACACGAACAAACAACACTCAATATACTCAAAATCAAACTTGGAGAAGAAGACCTTCGCACTCAG GATGCGGCTGCGTGGCTGGAATATTTTGAGTCGAAAGCTCTGGAGCAGCAGGAAGCAGCACGTAATGGAACTCCAAAGCCTGATGCACTAATTTCGAGCAAAGGCCACCTTAG TGTATCAGATCTCCTGGATTATATTAATCCTGATCAAGATCCGAAAGGGAATGATGCACAGAGGAAACATAGACGCACTAAG GTAGTGAGTGCAAGTGATAAAACTCATCAGGAGCATCAAAATCAAATGGCTGAGGATGAGTTGCACATTGATACTCCAAGACCAGTTACTGAGTTATCACATGATAGTGTAGTTAAGGAAGTTAAAATCAGCAATTTTTTACAtgtagagaaaaagaaattagttgAAAACATCACTGCGATTACGACAGTGGTTAAAAGTGAAACTGTGGAAGAAACTTATTCAGATGATGGGTGGCAGGAGGCTCACTCAAAAGGGCGGTCAGGGCATGTCATTGGACGGAAGGTTGGCCGGAAACGACGGGTTCTGCCTAAGCTAAATGTGCACCACTCTGAATATTCTAATGTCAGACAGAGTAATTACAAGCAGGAAACAATCTCTCCAGTGCAGAAACCAGCAGCTGTTAAGACCATTCAAAGTGGTTTTCCACAGACAAAGCAATCAATTCCACAAAGATCAAGTGCAGGCGATGATTTAATCAAGCTGCAGGCAAAAGCGACAGCTTCCAAGGTCATCTCGCCATCTCCTGCTTCGGTTTCTCAAATAGCTTCAAGATCCATATCTTACAAAGAAGTAGCTCTGGCCCCTCCTGGTACTGTTCTAAGGCAATTGGTTGATACGGAAAATATTAACGAGTTAGAGGAGAAAGTAGCTGAACCCCAGAACCGTAATCATTCAGAAATGGCAAAAAATGATGAAACGAATAATATTTCTGTTGAAGTGATTCAAAAGGAAGTAGTGGAACCAATTCTTAATACTCCTGAGTCAGAAAATCAAAGCCAAGATAGTGAAGAGATGATGTCCTGTTCATCTCCTTCGGAAAAGCCTGCAGAAACAAATGCTAGCAAGCTTTCGGCTGCAGCCGAACCATTCAATCCTGGTACTTCTCTGACTAGTGGTTTAAACACAGCTGCAGTCACTAGCATATATGATGTAAGAGCAAGCCAAGGCGCTCTAGAGCCTTTGCTTCCTCCAGCAACTTCAAGAGTCCCTTGTGGACCTCGATCACCTCTATATTACCGAACCAACAACTCATTTCGTATGAAACATGGTTTTTTGAAATACCAAGCTCCTGTCATGGGAAGAAGTGGATTTGGAGCTGCAACAATGATGAATCCACACGCCCCTGAATTCGTCCCTCAAAGAGCTTGGCAAACAAACCACGGAGAAACAAATAGCAAAGTTCAAACAGAATTGAATCCTCCGCCGAAAACAAGTGTGGACGAAGATGATAAACTGGCTGAAAGATCAACCTCTACAATCGA